The stretch of DNA TGTTTTAGTGTCGCACAGTGCACCTGCGCTATTGAGGCTGAAGCTAATGCAATAGGATCAAAGTCAGCAAAATGCTGTTCAATTGGGCAATCTAAGGCTTGTTCGATAATTTTTTTGGCAACAAGTCCATCAAAAGCAGGCACTTGATCTTGTAACATCGCCAGTTCGCAAGCAACGTCATCAGGCAGCAGATCACGGCGAGTAGATAACATTTGGCCAAACTTGATCCAAATAGGACCCAGCTCTTGTAAAGCTAGCTTTAATCGCTCGCCGCTCGCTTTATTCTTGGCTCGTTTTCTTACCCAAAAAAGTAAACCTAATAATGATTTAAATTTAGTGGAATAAACTGATTTAGGTAATAATTCAGCTAATTGATAAGCTTTAAACGTTACAAGAATTTTATATAGTCTTAGAAATTTCATCATACAATTTAAAATTTAAAGCCAACATGTAAAGCAACAATGCCGCCCGTCATATTATGGTATTGAACGTCTCTAAAGCCGACATCATTCATCATCTGTTTAAGTTTAATTTGATCAGGATGCATTCGAATTGACTCAGCCAAATAACGATAACTATCAGAATCGTTAGCAACTAATTTGCCAATTAAAGGTAACATAGTAAAAGAATAAAGATCATAAGCTTTACTTAATAACTTATATTCTGGTTTAGAAAATTCTAAAATAAGTAGACGTCCACCTGGTTTTAATACCCGCCACATAGAAGCCAGCGCTTTATCTTTATTGGTCACATTACGTAAACCAAATGAGATGGTAATACAATCAAATGTATTATCGGCAAACGGCAGTGCTTCAGCGTTTGCTTGAACATATTCAATATTTTTAAATAGCCCTTTATCGCGTAATTTATCACGCCCTACTCGAAGCATGGCTTGATTTATATCAGCAAGAACAACTAAGCCATCATCGCCAACAAGTTTAGAGAACTTAGCTGTTAAATCCCCTGTTCCGCCGGCTAAATCTAATACCGTTTGGCCTTGCCTAACACCGCTATATTCAATGGTTATTTTCTTCCAAATACGATGAATGCCAAATGACATTAAATCATTCATGACATCGTATTTATCAGCAACAGAATTAAATACATCTGCAACACGTTTTTCTTTATCTTGTGTTGGAACTTGCTCATAACCAAAATCAATGGTTTCTTGATTGTTATTAGCGTTTTTCCCATCTGGAGTTTTTGACATAATGATCTATACCATAACAAAATTTCAGCTATTTTATCACAGAGTCTAGCACTGTACTATTTTTAGTGTAGATAATTAGCTTAGCTGTTTATTAATCATATCAACCGCCTTTTCAAAAACAGTGAGTGATGAATCACTTTGCTTAAAACAGCTCGCATCAATAACTTGGTCGAAATAGTAATTATCTTCTAATTTTTGTAAAATTTTACTGCTTTTCTCAAACGCTTTGCGATAAAAATCATGTAAGGTTTGAAAATCGAGAGAAGTGAATATGATTTGATTTGCTAACGGCATCGCCTCATCAAGTCGCTGTGCATGTAATAGAGCAATACGAATATAATCAGATTCATTTAAAACTAATTTATTATTATGCAAATGTTGATGCTGAATATAGTTAATATAACCATTAGAAACATACTGCGTATTATAAATATTAGCGAGCTGTTTTGGTAACTTATCAAATTGTTTATCACCAATAATTGCAATACGTTTAATAAAAAACGGCTTGGCAGCCTTAGCAATAAATTGCCAATTTTGATAGGGCTCACTACGAATTTTCGTGGCGCTAATGTTTATAAATTGCCTATCTGCATCAACCAATTTAACCTCACAATTAAAGTAAAGTTGATGATTTTTTGCATCTTGAGATTCACTGGTAAAAACAACCGTTGGCGTGACTTGGTGTTTTTGCAAAATGGCGTTCACTCGGTCACTCCAATCTTGCCAACCATTAGGATAGTAGGCGATATTCTCTTCATCTAAAACATGAATATGAATATTACGGCGATTTTTAAATGTTTCTTGTAACCAATAAAGACGATCTTTAACTTGTGGTTGCCTTGGCATATGACTATTTTCAAACAAACTTAAATCTCGAGCTTGTTCACAGCCTAAAAAAACATGCAACTCATCAACTTGGCTTACTGCTTTCTCAATGAGATAAATGTGTCCGCAATGAAGTGGATAAAATTTACCAAAGATTAAGCCAACTTGACGTTTATTCGTTGAGTGAATATTCATAGGATATCGAAATTATTGTGGTTGGTGATTATACACTGTAACCAAAATGTAATTTCTTTCTATTCAAAAGATGCTATTTAATTCATCGTGATTTAATTATTTCGCCCATTTTCGATGATCTCTCTTAATGGGCGAAATGAAAGGTTAAATTTTACTCGTTTTTTCTTGCCATTTAGCTAACATAATACCGGTTAGCACCGAAATATTAAGTGCTGACATCGATTCACTGCCAGGTAAATAAATAATTTTATCGGCAAGATTTGCTAAGTGAGTATTTATTTGTTGGAAAACGATAAATACCACTTTAGCATTTAGTTTCGCTTTGGCAAAAGTTTCAGCTTTAATTGAATTCACTTTACAAGGTAATAAAGCAACAATTTGATAACCTTGTTGTTTAAATTGATCGATTGATACCGATAAATCATCTGCCTTAATCGGAGTTATAGTTTCAGCCCCGCCTTCTGATACGCGCAAAGCAGCGCCATTTTCTAATAGATCAAGTTGGCGTAATAATAAACCATTTACCCCAAAAAATGCGGCAGTTCTAACAATGCCCCCTAAATTATGAGGATTATTGATATCATCGATAGCAAGCACACAATCTTGTTCTAGTTGTGCTGATTTTGATAAGTAATCTAAAGTAAGCTGTGGTTGACGCTTTTTAACAATTAAGCAAATACCACCATGATGAGGGGTTTGAGCTATTTTTGTCATTTGCTCATCAGTTATCACATCATAACCTAATCGATGTTCAACTAAATAGGCAATTAACGCTTTAAATTCATAGGTTTTTTCTTGCAATAAGAAAGCTTTAACAATCATATCGGGACGATTATCAAATACCGCTTTACAGCTATTTTCACTATACACAAAGGTTTCTTCTTTGCGTTGGCGTTTTATTTGTTCGTTGTCAACAGTTGATTTACTTTCTGTATCAAAGGTTGGTAACTGCTCTGTGCTTTGAAAACGGTTTTTCCACGGTGATCCACCTTCCTCAACTTCCTCGTTTTGATAGCGAGGTCTGTCTGAGCGAGGTCTATCAGATGAAGGTTTGCCATAACTGCTACGACTAAACGTTTCAACGCGGCTATCATCGGCTCTGCGGCTATCGGCGCGAGGCCTATCAGAGCGCGGTTTATCAGATGCAGGCTTACCGTAACTACTGCGACTAAATGTTTCAACGCGGCTATCATCGGCTCTGCGGCTGTCGGTGCGAGGCCTGTCAGAGCGCGGTTTATCAGATGCAGGCTTACCATAACTGCTACGACTAAACGTTTCACCGCGGCTATCATCTGCTCTGCGGCTGTCGGTGCGAGGCCTGTCAGAGCGCGGTTTATCAGATGCAGGCTTACCATAGCTGCTACGACTAAACGTTTCAACGCGGCTATCATCTGCTCTGCGGCTGTCGGTGCGAGGTCGGTCTGAGCGTGGTTTATCAGATGAAGGCTTACCATAACTGCTACGGCCAGACGTTTCAGCGCGGCCGTCGTCTACGCGGCGGCTATCAGTACGAGTTCGGTCTGAACGCGGTTTATCTGATGAAAACTTGCCATAATTTCCACGATCATTTGATCTTGGTTTATCCGTATCGCGTTTTCCATACGTCCGTTTTGGTTTTTCTTCCTGCGATTTTTGTGCATAAAAAATCGTTGGCTTGGCTTTATTATCTGATGACGCATTATCACTCATTGGGATCTCACTATTTAGCGGGTTCGGATTGTTGGTGCGACTTTATCAAGTACACCATTAATAAATTTGTGGCTATCTTCTGCACCAAACGTTTTTGTCAAATCAATTGCTTCATTTATCACAACTTTATAAGGTACATCTTCGCGTTTTAATAATTCATAAACGGCAATACGCAAAATTGCCCTTTCAATTTGACCAAGTTCTTCTAAAGAGCGTTCATTTAAATAGGGTTCCATTTTACTATCTATTTCGACAGTGTTAAGTGCAACACCGTTTAATAGCTCACGGAAATATTTTTTATCAACACCTTTCATATCTTGTTCTGCCATAAAACTGACTTCGACATCAGAAAGATCGTTTTTTGAAACTTGCCAAGAGTAAATAGCTTGTACGGCACACTCTCGAGCTCGGCGTCTTGGATTTATCGTTGAGCTCACAGCTTACCCCTTAATTGTTTTTAAGGTGTTTAACATCTCAAGCACAGTTAAAGCTGCTTCCGCACCTTTGTTTCCAGCCTTAGTACCTGCTCGCTCAATTGCTTGTTCAATATTTTCAGTGGTTAAAATACCAAAACCAACCGGAATTGAATGCTCTAAAGAGACAGATAATAAACCAGAACTTGATTCACCAGCCACATAATCAAAATGAGCAGTACTACCACGAATGACAGTACCTAATGCAACAATTGCATCATATTTTTTGCTTTGCGCTGCAACTTTAGCCGCCAAAGGAATTTCATAAGCACCTGGGACTTTAATAACGGTGATATTTTTATCATCAACTTGACCAACGCGTTTTAAGGCATCAATAGCACCTTCAACTAAGCTGTCATTAATAAAATGGTTAAAACGTGCCACAATAATGGCAACTTTGGCTTTAGGTGCTGCGACTTGGCCTTCGATAGTTTGCATAATAGTTCCTTTGAATCTAGCTAGATTTTGCTTAGCCCTTTAATAATGCGGTAATTTTAGCACAGATTCGAATTTTCGCTATGTTGATTTTATTTAAAATAGTCTGATATAAAAGCAGACACATTTAACGAGATATTAAGATAATAACTTACTGTTTGTTAGCTCATCATCTTATTTTTTTTCAATTGAGGTCAATACGCCACGTAATATATTAAGCTCTTGCTGCTCAACGCGCGCCCTAGTAAATAAGCGTCTTAATCGCCCCATAATTTGGCCTGGATGATTTGGATTGATAAAACCAGTTTGTAACAAAGTTTGCTCTAAATGATGATAAAAACGCTCAAGATCTTGATCCTTAGGATAATCGATTGATTCATTTTCTACCGGTGGTTGTTCATTAAGCCTTAGCATTGCCATTCTAATTTCATAACAAAGCACCTGCACCGACATCGCTAAATTAAGCGAACTATATTTTTCATTAGCGGGGATCGAAACATGATAATGGCACTTTTGTAGCTCTTCATTTGTAAGCCCTACGCGTTCACGGCCAAAAACTAAGGCAATTTTGTGCCCCAACAAAGCCTCAGCAATGATTTTATCTCCACTTTGAAAAGACTCTAAATGAGGCCATTGTAAATGACGTGACCTAGCACTTGTACCAATAACTAATTGGCAATCAGCAATCGCTTCTTGCATTGAGTTAACAATTTGAGCTTGCTTAACAATATCACTTGCGCCCGCTGCCAATGAAATCGATTGTGAATCGGGTTTTACAATCGGATTTACTAAGCATAGCTTAGATAACCCCATCGTTTTCATGGCCCTTGCAGCCGATCCCATGTTACCCGTATGGGAGGTTTCAATTAACACAATTTTAATGTTATCAAGTAAAGACATTTGCTATATCCAGTAAAAAATTTTGTCGACATTCTAACATAAACTAGAAAAAGCCTAAAATACTGTTATACTGTGCCGCAAAATATTACCCGATTTAATCGAGTATTCGTTTTCTGTTCTTTAACATCAATTGGAAAAAACATTATGCATCCGATGCTAAATATTGCTATTCGTGCTGCCCGTAAGGCTGGCAATGTCATTATTAAATCTTATGAAAACCCTGCTTCAGTAAACATTGACGCCAAAGGCGAAAATGATTTTGCAACTAATGTAGATAGAGCAGCTGAGTCGCTGATTATTGAAACGATAAAAAAAGTCTACCCAGATCATACGATTATTGCCGAAGAAAGTGGCCTAACTAAAGGGCGAGATAACGACGTACAATGGATAATTGATCCAATTGATGGTACTACCAACTTTATTAAAGGTATTCCTCACTGCAGCGTTTCAATTGCTGTACGTATCAAAGGTAAAACAGAAGCTGCTGTCGTTTACAATCCAATGGCAAATGAGTTATTTACCGCAAGTCGAGGCCAAGGCGCCCAGCTTAATGGCTACCGTATTCGGGTAAATAATGTTAAAGATTTAGAAAGTACTATCTTAGCGGTTGCCTTGCCTTATAAACAAAAACAATACAGTGATTGTTATTTTAGTGTGCTACAAAAACTATTTACTAAGTGCGCTGATTTTCGCCGTACTGGCTCGGCTGCTTTAGATTTAGCTTATATTGCGGCAGGTCGATTTGATGGCTTTTTTGAAATTGGTTTAAAACCTTGGGATATCGCGGCAGGTGAGCTAATTTTACGTGAAGCAGGCGGAATTGTAACTGATTTTGCTGGTGGTAATAACTATATGGTATCAGGCAACGTGGTTGCAGGTAGCCCTAAAGTTGTTAAAGATTTTATTACACTGACATCAAATGATTGGCCTGATCGCCTAAAATGTTAGTTAATAGCATTAAAAAATAGCATAATAAAAAGCCCGCATTGCGGGTTTTTTTACATTAATGGCACACCGCTATGAAAACGAAACTCACTATCTTCTTGGCAAATTAATGCCGCTTCCACTTGACCAATCAATTTCACTCTATCATCAATATCATGATGACTAATTTGCTGTGCTAATTTAAGATAATCTTGATAATGCCTTGCCTCAGAGCGTAATAAAGAGACATAAAAACGGGCTAGCTCATCATCAACATAAGGGGCTAATTTAGCAAATCGCTCGCACGATCTTGCCTCAATATAGGCGCCACATATTAATTTATCAACTAATGTAGCCGGTTCATGGGTTCTTACTTGCTGCATTAACGTCTTTGCATAACGACCTGCTGTCATATTTTTATAGTCAATATAACGTTGATTCATAATATCTAATACTTGGTAAAAATGATGTAGTTCTTCTTTAATTAGCATGATCATTTTATCAACTAACTCTTCACCATAAGCACAATTTGAACGCAGTACGAGTTTTTTAGAAATATCATGATGACTGTCAACTAATTGATCTAAATTTCCTTCTTGGCGGTAGATTAAATTTTCATAAGGTTGTAACCACCCCAATAGAGCATCGCCGCTCGCCTTATCAACCGCATACTTGCGAACTAGCCAAGCGGCAGTTTGCGCCGCTTTTAGTTCGCATATCATATGATCAATTAATAAGATGGATAAATTTTCCGTTTTTTTCGCTTCATTTATCCATGCTAAAGGCGTTTGACATTGCAAAAATGCTTCAATTGGATCAAGCAGTGATTGATAGGCAGATAAATTCATAAGTTAGACCAACAAATTAGAATTTTAGGCCTTTTAACCATTTAGTCACATCTTGGCCAAGCGATTTATGTCGCATAGCATATTTTACAAAAGTTTGCACATAACCAAATTTATTACCACAGTCATGACTACAGCCTTTGATACAATAGGCATCAATCGGCTCATTTTCAAGTAACATACCAATTGCATCCGTTAATTGAATCTCATCACCGGCTCCGGCTGGCGTTTTAGCAAGTAGCGGCCAAATATTTTCTGATAAAACATAACGTCCGACAATAGATTGATTAGACGGTGTATCTTCTTGTGAAGGTTTTTCGACAACGCCATACATCTGCACAGTATTACCTGCAAGTAATGCTTCACCGTGACAATCGACAATACCATATGATGAAACAAGTTCTTGTGGCACTGGCTCAACCATAATTTGACTACGCTTAGTTTCATGATAATTATCGATCATCGCTTTAAGGTTATCTTTTGCTAAGTCGCTTTCATATTCATCAATAATCACATCAGGTAGTACAACGGCAAAAGGTTCATTACCAACTAACGGGTAAGCACATAGCACCGCGTGCCCTAGCCCCTTTGCAAGCCCTTGTCTTACGCTTGTTATCGTAACGTGTTTAGGTAAAATAGATTGTACTTCTAGCAACAATTGACGCTTTACACGCGCTTCTAACATTGCCTCTAATTCAAAGCTTGTATCAAAATGATTTTCAATTGAATTTTTTGATGAATGAGTAACAAAAATAATTTCAGTGATCCCAGCTGCAATGCACTCTTTTACCACATATTGAATTAGCGGCTTATCAACAACCGGCAGCATCTCTTTAGGAATAGCCTTAGTGGCTGGTAACATTCGAGTACCAAGCCCTGCAACGGGAATAACGGCTTTAGTCACTTTACCTTTTACTGAGGGTTCAAAATTTGAGAACATCATTAATCCTTTTTATAATATAAAATAATTCGCTTATTATAGTTGATTTTATCACAATAGTGATACTACCTTGCTGACACTTTAGCGCACAATTTTTAAAGCGCTATCCTCGATTAGAAAGGGATCATTAGGATTTTGTGCTAATGAATCAACTGCAATATAAACAACTTGGCAGTTCTCTAAAACCGCTTGTTGAAAAATAAACTTAGCGCTACGCTCACGTATTTCGCGCTGCTCTTTACTTAGATAAAAATCATTATAACTATCATTGAGTAAGCCATCTTTTAGTGGGTTTAATCGGTCCCCTTTAATCGCATTTTTAGGATAGTTACGCTCAATAATAAGGCTTGTTAACTTTCCTTTTACGCCTTGATAATTAGCTGGCAATGTTGCACTATCTTTACTTTGAGCCACATAAACATCAACATATCCTTTCTTCAATTGATTATCAGTTAGTGGCGCAAATACAAACTCGATACCGTACATTAACTGATAATTACAATCTTGTATAATTTTAGGCTTATCCTGAAAATTAAGTGAATGACACCCATTTAACAACATTAATAGTAGCGTTAATAATAAGAGATTTTTTTTCATGTCAGAACAATCCGCCTATCATAAAATATAATTGCATAAACGTAAGCAAGCACGTTATTGCTAAAACCCTCGCTATGGTTTAATTATCGTTTATTAACTACCGCTAAAAATTTATAATGCAGCGAAAGCCTTAGCAACTTGGTAAACATTATTATTACTTAGCCCGGCAACGCACATCCGACCACTGCCAATAAGATAAACTCCGAACTCTGTTTTTAGCCTTTCAACTTGTTCTTTACTAAAACCGGTATAGCTAAACATACCTTGTTGCTCGGTTAAAAAACTAAAATCACGATCGGGCACTGACTCTTTCAATGTATTGAAGAGAGTTGATCTCATCTGCTTAATACGATCTCGCATCGCATTAACTTCGCTAACCCAAAGCGCCTTTAGTTCGGGTTGGTTTAGCACATAAGAAACAATTTGAGCGCCAGTATTAGCAGGGCTTGAGTAATTACGTCTTACGGTAAATTGTAATTGACCCAGCACTCTTGCTGCCGCTTGCTTATCTTCACAAAGCACTGATAAACCGCCAACACGTTCACCATATAGCGAAAATGTTTTAGAAAAAGAGTTACCAACAAGGCCGCATAACCCAGAAGCGGCGAGTGCCCTAATTGCATAAGCATCATCATCAATACTTTTGCCAAATCCTTGATAGGCAATATCCATAAATGGAATAAGATCTTTTTCTTTTAATACGCTAATCACTTTATCCCACTGGGCATTAGTTAAATCTGCGCCCGTTGGGTTGTGACAGCAAGGGTGTAAAAGTACAATACTTTTTGCCGGTAATTGGCTAATCGTTTGCATCATGCCATCAAAGTTAACGCCGCCGGTTTTTGCATCAAAGTAAGGGTAACGATTTACCTTAAAACCAGCACCATTAAATATCGCAACATGGTTATCCCAAGTTGGATCGCTTACCCAAACTTGTGAGCTAGGAAAATAACGAAATAAAAAATCAGCGCCCACTTTCAATGCGCCAGAGCCACCTAAAGTTTGGATCGTAGTAATTCGACCCGCGGTAACCGATGAATTATCTGCGCCAAAAAGTAGCGTTTGAATAGCCGAGCAATAAGAAGGTAATCCACTCATAGGCAAATAAAGTGATGCACTTTGATTAGTTTTATAAAGGTGATCCGTTGCCTGTTTTACGCTATTTAATTTAGGAACGATGCCTTGCTCATCATAATAATAACCAATACTTAAATTAACTTTCTTGTCTCGATTGTCATTATTAAAATCAGCGACTAAAGATAAGATGGGATCGCCTGCATAGGGTTCGACTTTTTCAAACATAATGGTGCCTTTTTTATAATTAGAGAAAGAATTAAAACTGTCATCTGATTATTACACCAACCTTTTAACCAATCAATATTTATCACTAGATATTTTTATTGATAGCGTCAAAATCACGATTCACCTAATAATTAAAAATAAATTTTTAATATTGTCATTATTCAATTAGCGAAAAAAACCGATAAAAAACGGCACCATATTTACTTTCATATGGTGCCAAATAAAGATGAAAAAATGAGAGAAAAACTACCTTAGATCAACGTTTTTACTACCAAAAAAGTAAGTAATAATAAAGCCTGCAACATAGGTAATAGCCAAACCAACCAAGTAAACTAACATAGCAGGTAAAGCGCCATCATGAGAGGTCATAAAAGGGATCGCAATCACACCCGATGGACCAAAAACGGAATTTAATCCCATCGGTAATCCTAGCATCGCAACTAACCCAATAAAAAAGCCCCCTGCCGCGCCGCCAATACAAGCGGTAATAAATGGCTTAATGCGCGGTAACGTTACGCCATAAATTAGCGGCTCACCAATACCTAAAAAGCCGGGTATAATCGCGCCACTAATTTGTTTACGTAATAAACTGCCCTTTGGTGAACGAATAAACAGTGCTATTGCTGCGCCAACTTGACCGCCGCCCGCCATGGCAAGGATTGGGAATAATGAGTTAAATCCTTGATCGGCAACTAACGCGATATAAACAGGGACAAAGCCTTGATGAATACCAAACATAACGGCAATTAAAAATAAACCAGCTAAGATCGCAGCGCCAATTGGATTGCTATTTAAGTGCTTAAATAAAAATGACATCCCATCAAATAAATAAGCGCCCATTGGCATAATGGCTAAATACGTTACCGCCCCCATAATTAATAAAGTGATAGTTGAAGTAAGTAACATATCGAAGTTGTCAGGCACAAAGCGGCGAATAAACCGCTCAACTTTGGCCCCTAAAATCGTCGCAATTAATATACCAATAATATTACCGCGAGCATCAATTGCAAAACCGAAAAAGTCGTGCATGCCAGAATAATAACCAACAGTGCCCGTGCTATTGTAAGTCAATACAAAAAGTGAGGCTAAAATAGCGCCATTAACCCCGGTACCCCCAAAAGCTTGCTGCGCATTATAGCCAACTAAAATACCTAAAAAAGTAAATAATCCCTTACTAAAAACTTTAGTATAATTAATACTATCAACTAAAAAACTGCTATGTTCTTTAACACCGATAACAAAATTTTGCTCAAGTACCGTTGCAATGCCCAGCAATAAGCCAGCGGCAATAAAACCGGGAATGAGCGGCGTGAAGATCGTTGCAAACTTAGCAAAAAAACCTTGGATGAGGCTATTTTGTTTCGATTTTAATTGGCTTTTTTGCGCTTTAGCTACCTCATCTAAAGATTGTGGTGATTGCTCATCGACTAAACCATCATTAGTTTGTAGCGCTATTGCCATGAGCTCTTGCGCTTTTTGCGCTTTACCTGGCCCTAAAATAATTTGCAGCTGATCATCACCATCAATCACACCCATCACACCATCAATTTGCTTAAGTTTACTATGATCGGCTAAGTGGCGATCATGTAATCCTAGCCGTAAACGCGTCATACAGTTACCATTACGCGCAATATTGTTACTGCCGCCAACAGCAACGATAATCTTATTAATCATTTCTTGGTTGATTTTTGACATATTGACTCCGTATAAACGCGTTATGAATTAATCGCTAACCGAATAAAGCCATTATTTTGGGCTAATAACGATTTGGCATCATTAGCATTAAGATCAGCCAAAATCATAACAATTGCGGTTTTACAGTGCCTATTACACTGGGATAAAGCCTGCTCAGCTTGCTCTCGTGAACAGCTTGTCGCTTGCATCACAATATTAACTTGTCGTTCAATCAATTTTTTGTTGGTGGCTTCAACATCAACCATCAAGTTGCCATAGACTTTACCAATTTTTATCATCGAACCGGTTGTTAGCATATTTAATACCAGTTTTTGAGCAGTGCCCGCTTTCATTCGCGATGATCCCGTCACCACTTCAGGCCCAACAATTGGGGTGATTGCTATTTTGGCTAATTTAGCAATTGGGCTATTTGGATTACAACTCACTGATACGGTGGTTGCGCCAAGTTGATTGGCGTAGTCGAGCCCGCCAATAACGTAGGGCGTTCTACCACTTGCGGCAATACCAACTAAAATATCACGCTGATTAAATTCGATCGCTTTTAAATCATCAATGCCCAGTTGCACATTATCTTCAGCGTTTTCAACCGCTTTGAAAATGGCCGTATGCCCACCTGCAATAAGGCCTACAACCATTTCGGCTTTAGTGCCATAAGTTGGCGGGCATTCACTTGCATCTAATATACCTAAACGCCCTGATGTGCCAGCCCCGCTATAAATTAATCGGCCGCCTTGCATAAATGCCTGACTTATTGCATCTACCGCGAGCGCAATATGTGCAAGTTCATTTTCTACCGCAACAGCAACTTTTTTATCTTCATCATTAATCACTTTTAACATATCAAAGGTAGATAAATTATCAATCTGCTCACTATAAGGATTACGGCTTTCGGTTACCATGGTAGTTAAATCAATATGATTTTTCATGTTATCTCACTTTTTAGTCAAAATTAAGGAATATATTATTCCTTTTATTTTTATAAAAAGAAATAATTTATCTATTATTATGTGAAGTTGATCAAATTATTACGTGCGCCACAATAATAATCACCAATACAATCATGGAATGATCGGTTGTCAGTCGTTTTAATGTCAGGTATGATTTTTGACTTGTTATGCAATATACATGTTAAGCGTTTGTTGTTGCTGCATAAAAGAGTCAGTAAGCATCAATATATGGAGTGTAGTGTGAATATTATTGAAAACTTAAAAATAAATATCGAAAATTTTTCAACTGGCCAAAAAAAAATTGCCCAGTATATTTTGCTGCATAAAGAGATGATCACCGAGTTATCGTCACAAATTTTAGCGCAAAAAATTGGCGTAAGCCAATCAAGCATAATTAAGTTTATTCAATCTTTAGGCTTTGATGGTTTCACACAATTTAAGTTACAACTCGCATCAGATAGAGCTCGTATTACCATCAATGACACGCAAGAGCGACTTTTACATAACCAAATAGAGCGATCTGACTCCTATGAAGTCGTAGCTGAAAAATTGCTACTTGAAAAACAACAAGCTTTAATACAAACCACCGCAAGTGTTAATTTTCAGGTGCTAAATAAGCTTATCCATAAAATGGTTAAAGCACAGCGGATACAAATAATCGGTATTGGCAATTCAGCCCTTACCGCAAAAGATTTGGCTTATAAATTACAAAAACTCGGCTTAGCCGTTACCGCCGAGGCTGATACCCATATTCAACTTGCAATTGTGCAATCGCTTAAAAAAAGTGATTTACTAATTGCAATATCTTATACCGGCAAACATAAAGAGATTTGTTTATCAGCGCAAACTGCCAAAAATAATGGTGTGCCAGTTTATGCCATAACCTCATTACAACAAAGCCCACTGCGTAAAATTGCTGATCATATTCTTGATACCGTCGCCGATGAAGTGCATAGCCGTAGCTCATCAATTTCATCTC from Orbaceae bacterium lpD04 encodes:
- the galU gene encoding UTP--glucose-1-phosphate uridylyltransferase GalU — its product is MFSNFEPSVKGKVTKAVIPVAGLGTRMLPATKAIPKEMLPVVDKPLIQYVVKECIAAGITEIIFVTHSSKNSIENHFDTSFELEAMLEARVKRQLLLEVQSILPKHVTITSVRQGLAKGLGHAVLCAYPLVGNEPFAVVLPDVIIDEYESDLAKDNLKAMIDNYHETKRSQIMVEPVPQELVSSYGIVDCHGEALLAGNTVQMYGVVEKPSQEDTPSNQSIVGRYVLSENIWPLLAKTPAGAGDEIQLTDAIGMLLENEPIDAYCIKGCSHDCGNKFGYVQTFVKYAMRHKSLGQDVTKWLKGLKF
- a CDS encoding amino acid aminotransferase; translated protein: MFEKVEPYAGDPILSLVADFNNDNRDKKVNLSIGYYYDEQGIVPKLNSVKQATDHLYKTNQSASLYLPMSGLPSYCSAIQTLLFGADNSSVTAGRITTIQTLGGSGALKVGADFLFRYFPSSQVWVSDPTWDNHVAIFNGAGFKVNRYPYFDAKTGGVNFDGMMQTISQLPAKSIVLLHPCCHNPTGADLTNAQWDKVISVLKEKDLIPFMDIAYQGFGKSIDDDAYAIRALAASGLCGLVGNSFSKTFSLYGERVGGLSVLCEDKQAAARVLGQLQFTVRRNYSSPANTGAQIVSYVLNQPELKALWVSEVNAMRDRIKQMRSTLFNTLKESVPDRDFSFLTEQQGMFSYTGFSKEQVERLKTEFGVYLIGSGRMCVAGLSNNNVYQVAKAFAAL
- the murP gene encoding PTS N-acetylmuramic acid transporter subunit IIBC, translated to MSKINQEMINKIIVAVGGSNNIARNGNCMTRLRLGLHDRHLADHSKLKQIDGVMGVIDGDDQLQIILGPGKAQKAQELMAIALQTNDGLVDEQSPQSLDEVAKAQKSQLKSKQNSLIQGFFAKFATIFTPLIPGFIAAGLLLGIATVLEQNFVIGVKEHSSFLVDSINYTKVFSKGLFTFLGILVGYNAQQAFGGTGVNGAILASLFVLTYNSTGTVGYYSGMHDFFGFAIDARGNIIGILIATILGAKVERFIRRFVPDNFDMLLTSTITLLIMGAVTYLAIMPMGAYLFDGMSFLFKHLNSNPIGAAILAGLFLIAVMFGIHQGFVPVYIALVADQGFNSLFPILAMAGGGQVGAAIALFIRSPKGSLLRKQISGAIIPGFLGIGEPLIYGVTLPRIKPFITACIGGAAGGFFIGLVAMLGLPMGLNSVFGPSGVIAIPFMTSHDGALPAMLVYLVGLAITYVAGFIITYFFGSKNVDLR
- the suhB gene encoding inositol-1-monophosphatase encodes the protein MHPMLNIAIRAARKAGNVIIKSYENPASVNIDAKGENDFATNVDRAAESLIIETIKKVYPDHTIIAEESGLTKGRDNDVQWIIDPIDGTTNFIKGIPHCSVSIAVRIKGKTEAAVVYNPMANELFTASRGQGAQLNGYRIRVNNVKDLESTILAVALPYKQKQYSDCYFSVLQKLFTKCADFRRTGSAALDLAYIAAGRFDGFFEIGLKPWDIAAGELILREAGGIVTDFAGGNNYMVSGNVVAGSPKVVKDFITLTSNDWPDRLKC
- the miaE gene encoding tRNA isopentenyl-2-thiomethyl-A-37 hydroxylase MiaE, whose translation is MNLSAYQSLLDPIEAFLQCQTPLAWINEAKKTENLSILLIDHMICELKAAQTAAWLVRKYAVDKASGDALLGWLQPYENLIYRQEGNLDQLVDSHHDISKKLVLRSNCAYGEELVDKMIMLIKEELHHFYQVLDIMNQRYIDYKNMTAGRYAKTLMQQVRTHEPATLVDKLICGAYIEARSCERFAKLAPYVDDELARFYVSLLRSEARHYQDYLKLAQQISHHDIDDRVKLIGQVEAALICQEDSEFRFHSGVPLM